In a genomic window of Pangasianodon hypophthalmus isolate fPanHyp1 chromosome 1, fPanHyp1.pri, whole genome shotgun sequence:
- the znf687a gene encoding zinc finger protein 687a isoform X3 gives MGDMKTPDFDDLLAAFDIPDIDAKEAIQSESGDPDANHSESGGSGTKERIGGSNQRPIGPSEVRETSHDPSVVSVIVKNSICADVFENRRDEEENTERQVSDVLDEADRSRAGGQLSPQVAHSLMPMDPLIHNGFKAVSGEVVEHSLLSSQSQMQPKSHLWSPCSPKIAREGDESNQGDGPSNPSANFSPHMPLPASASSISCTNFISLPPSKVDEDDIEHPASAFTPQTQPVNSSSRTEINQALSEDEESEPDLGSPPLMIQESPDIQMSSPLRFPGRHGSSGELQPPPPSSPSLPISNTQTGETTSVSPHQTPLVSHQTPPQSNNTLEKTHPSIPEVYPEHIIEERDSPESPEPEMPACPQWKSLSSTPAQELEEKETVQDKILEDLDKEEPMENARNGQEHSKSDSEKVEKENMVEPEEEEPSVLVSVASVENRSGSSAVPSRPLKVRIKTVKTPTGNITRTVTRVAAKGAAVSISKGPDGSKIPIGGRKGVSRPKRPAAAMSGQPQDSKTTVLPVSTLQDASSAMLFAASKAQKVASSVTKTSTSPSVSSSSPSSSAISICSIGQKTVAVPSTKPASIVNSPGAVISRSQSSLVETFNKILNSKNPLPSYQPDLSILPRPEWGLGVPASGYRCLECGDAFALERSLARHYDRRSLRIEVTCNLCTKRLAFFNKCSLLLHAREHKEKGLVMQCSHLVMRPVSVEQMIGQQDTVPIGVLSPSLLATASMTGSFDNWCPECKNSFGSKEKLAAHFQESDPGGIDTCCMQCSPPMPLWNACSAAAHQRLHQKLHPLVCPECGLVCLAHSLNTHVRRACLHYTRQLGYRCPCCQLVFGGVNSLNAVKNHMHTAHSEVFHKCPSCPMAFKSASSADTHCSTQHPQLSEKTKQSKEIYKCVMCRTVFTQKALLNVHFDTHLVTQKVNVFKCPDCHKLFTQRMSLLEHVKASHRKSAAYLTQKGSVKMESSDGEEWRKEEDEDGEGYPGEKERSTAPNFQSWSCSECQMNYTDKESYITHMAKQHRKELKRFPCTLCEGSFSSSSSLRRHFRVKHKGVKRSFYCQLCTGSKKSFSSKLVLEKHMQIHHGGQRAANSQRQVP, from the exons ATGGGTGACATGAAGACCCCAGATTTTGATGACCTGTTGGCAGCATTTGATATTCCAGATATTGATGCTAAAGAAGCAATTCAGTCTGAGTCAGGGGATCCTGATGCGAATCACAGCGAATCCGGTGGCAGTGGTACCAAAGAGAGAATCGGTGGTTCAAATCAAAGGCCTATCGGACCCTCAGAAGTCCGTGAAACTTCTCATGACCCGTCTGTAGTTAGTGTTATTGTAAAGAACAGCATATGTGCTGATGTATTTGAAAACAGGagagatgaggaagaaaacacagAGAGGCAAGTAAGTGATGTTCTGGATGAAGCTGACAGAAGTAGGGCTGGGGGCCAGCTGTCTCCCCAGGTTGCACACAGCCTGATGCCAATGGACCCGCTCATCCATAATGGATTCAAGGCTGTTTCAGGAGAAGTTGTTGAACACTCCCTGCTCTCCAGTCAGTCACAAATGCAACCAAAAAGCCATCTGTGGTCCCCTTGTTCTCCTAAAATAGCCAGGGAAGGTGATGAGAGCAACCAGGGTGATGGTCCTTCCAATCCCTCTGCCAACTTTTCCCCTCACATGCCTTTACCTGCGTCTGCTTCTTCCATCTCTTGCACAAATTTCATCAGCCTGCCGCCTTCCAAAGTTGATGAAGATGACATAGAACATCCTGCATCTGCCTTCACTCCTCAAACTCAGCCTGTAAACAGCAGCTCAAGGACCGAGATTAATCAAGCATTATCTGAAGACGAAGAATCAGAACCAGACCTTGGAAGCCCTCCGCTAATGATTCAGGAGAGTCCAGACATACAGATGTCTTCGCCTCTCAGGTTTCCAGGCAGACATGGGTCATCCGGCGAGCTTcagcctcctcctccttcctctccttcATTGCCTATAAGTAACACTCAAACTGGAGAGACCACTTCTGTTTCTCCACACCAAACTCCCTTGGTGTCCCATCAGACACCACCACAGAGCAACAACACCCTCGAAAAGACACACCCATCCATACCAGAGGTATACCCAGAGCACATTATTGAGGAAAGAGACTCTCCCGAGAGCCCTGAGCCGGAAATGCCAGCATGTCCACAGTGGAAAAGCTTATCATCAACCCCTGCACAGGAGCTAGAAGAGAAAGAAACTGTGCAGGACAAAATCTTGGAGGATCTTGATAAGGAGGAGCCAATGGAGAATGCGAGGAATGGACAGGAGCACAGTAAATCGGACAGTGAAAAAGTtgagaaagaaaacatggtAGAACCAGAAGAAGAGGAACCCTCAGTCCTAGTCTCAGTTGCATCTGTCGAAAACAGATCAGGCTCCTCTGCAGTACCATCCAGACCTCTTAAAGTTAGAATCAAGACAGTAAAAACCCCCACAGGCAACATCACACGCACCGTTACCAGAGTAGCTGCTAAAGGAGCTGCAGTCAGCATCTCCAAGGGCCCTGATGGGTCTAAAATACCGATAGGAGGTCGTAAGGGGGTCAGCAGGCCTAAGAGACCTGCAGCAGCCATGTCGGGTCAGCCTCAGGACTCAAAGACTACAGTGCTTCCAGTGTCAACCTTACAGGATGCAAGCTCAGCCATGCTGTTTGCAGCCAGCAAGGCACAGAAAGTGGCCTCTAGTGTCACAAAGACATCAACTTCACCATCTGTTTCATCTTCATCCCCATCCTCCTCTGCCATCAGTATTTGCTCGATTGGTCAGAAAACAGTTGCTGTACCTTCCACTAAGCCGGCATCCATTGTAAACAGCCCCGGAGCTGTGATCTCCCGCAGCCAGTCGAGCCTGGTGGAGACCTTCAACAAGATTCTCAACAGTAAGAACCCGCTGCCCAGCTACCAGCCAGACCTCTCCATCCTGCCTCGTCCCGAGTGGGGCCTTGGCGTGCCTGCTTCAGGGTACCGCTGCCTGGAGTGTGGGGATGCATTTGCTTTGGAGCGCAGCCTGGCGCGCCACTATGATCGGCGCTCCTTGCGCATCGAGGTGACATGTAACCTCTGCACGAAGCGGCTGGCCTTCTTTAACAAGTGCAGCCTGCTATTGCACGCCCGTGAGCACAAGGAGAAAGGATTGGTCATGCAGTGCTCACACCTTGTCATGAGACCTGTCAGTGTGGAACAGATGATTGGTCAACAGGATACTGTGCCCATAG gTGTGCTTTCTCCATCTCTGCTGGCCACTGCTTCCATGACTGGGTCCTTTGATAATTG GTGCCCAGAGTGTAAGAATTCATTTGGCTCAAAAGAAAAACTAGCTGCACACTTCCAGGAATCAGATCCGGGGGGAATAGACACA tgctgTATGCAGTGCTCTCCTCCAATGCCTCTGTGGAATGCCTGCAGTGCTGCTGCACACCAGCGACTCCATCAGAAGCTCCACCCTCTCGTCTGCCCCGAATGCGGACTCGTCTGCCTGGCACACAGTCTTAACACGCACGTGCGCCGAGCCTGCCTACATTACACACGTCAGCTGGGATACAG GTGTCCCTGTTGTCAGCTGGTGTTTGGAGGTGTGAATAGTCTGAATGCAGTAAAGAATCACATGCACACAGCTCATTCTGAAGTCTTCCATAAATGCCCCTCGTGCCCCATGGCCTTCAAATCTGCTTCCAGTGCTGACACTCACTGTAGCACCCAGCACCCTCAGCTCTCAGAGAAAACCAAGCAATCCAA GGagatatataaatgtgtgatgtgtCGGACCGTTTTTACCCAAAAAGCCCTGCTCAACGTCCATTTTGACACTCATCTAGTGACGCAAAAGgttaatgtgtttaaatgtccAGATTGCCACAAGCTGTTTACACAGAGGATGTCCCTCCTGGAACATGTGAAG GCTTCACACAGGAAGTCAGCAGCTTATCTGACTCAGAAGGGCTCAGTCAAGATGGAGAGCTCAGATGGGGAAGAGtggagaaaagaggaagatgaGGATGGAGAGGGATAcccaggagagaaagagagatcaaCTGCTCCCAACTTTCAGAGCTGGAGCTGCTCAGAGTGTCAGATGAACTACACAGACAAAGAGAGCTACATCACCCACATGGCCAAGCAGCACAGAAAG GAGCTGAAGCGGTTCCCTTGCACTCTGTGTGAAggctccttctcttcctcttcaaGTTTGAGACGCCACTTCCGGGTCAAACACAAAGGCGTCAAGAGGTCTTTCTACTGCCA GTTATGCACTGGGAGCAAAAAGAGTTTTAGCAGTAAGCTGGTCCTAGAAAAACATATGCAAATTCATCATGGAGGACAAAGAGCAGCAAACAGTCAAAGACAG GTTCCCTAA
- the znf687a gene encoding zinc finger protein 687a isoform X1 gives MGDMKTPDFDDLLAAFDIPDIDAKEAIQSESGDPDANHSESGGSGTKERIGGSNQRPIGPSEVRETSHDPSVVSVIVKNSICADVFENRRDEEENTERQVSDVLDEADRSRAGGQLSPQVAHSLMPMDPLIHNGFKAVSGEVVEHSLLSSQSQMQPKSHLWSPCSPKIAREGDESNQGDGPSNPSANFSPHMPLPASASSISCTNFISLPPSKVDEDDIEHPASAFTPQTQPVNSSSRTEINQALSEDEESEPDLGSPPLMIQESPDIQMSSPLRFPGRHGSSGELQPPPPSSPSLPISNTQTGETTSVSPHQTPLVSHQTPPQSNNTLEKTHPSIPEVYPEHIIEERDSPESPEPEMPACPQWKSLSSTPAQELEEKETVQDKILEDLDKEEPMENARNGQEHSKSDSEKVEKENMVEPEEEEPSVLVSVASVENRSGSSAVPSRPLKVRIKTVKTPTGNITRTVTRVAAKGAAVSISKGPDGSKIPIGGRKGVSRPKRPAAAMSGQPQDSKTTVLPVSTLQDASSAMLFAASKAQKVASSVTKTSTSPSVSSSSPSSSAISICSIGQKTVAVPSTKPASIVNSPGAVISRSQSSLVETFNKILNSKNPLPSYQPDLSILPRPEWGLGVPASGYRCLECGDAFALERSLARHYDRRSLRIEVTCNLCTKRLAFFNKCSLLLHAREHKEKGLVMQCSHLVMRPVSVEQMIGQQDTVPIGVLSPSLLATASMTGSFDNWCPECKNSFGSKEKLAAHFQESDPGGIDTCCMQCSPPMPLWNACSAAAHQRLHQKLHPLVCPECGLVCLAHSLNTHVRRACLHYTRQLGYRCPCCQLVFGGVNSLNAVKNHMHTAHSEVFHKCPSCPMAFKSASSADTHCSTQHPQLSEKTKQSKEIYKCVMCRTVFTQKALLNVHFDTHLVTQKVNVFKCPDCHKLFTQRMSLLEHVKASHRKSAAYLTQKGSVKMESSDGEEWRKEEDEDGEGYPGEKERSTAPNFQSWSCSECQMNYTDKESYITHMAKQHRKELKRFPCTLCEGSFSSSSSLRRHFRVKHKGVKRSFYCQLCTGSKKSFSSKLVLEKHMQIHHGGQRAANSQRQVSSRFTDAADSSSEQDGALTTATAEENNNTDHFSLARKSRGGSAQEQDTEAFRCMPCGFVSEDKEEFLRHIQSHRGEGGKGVQCQQCGACFASGSSLARHRFITHRVRDGDGDERRENTFHDAAEGAESPGSPTLAEEGDGKLSCKVCGRHFSKAADLNTHFRTHGMAFINAYKAEKPA, from the exons ATGGGTGACATGAAGACCCCAGATTTTGATGACCTGTTGGCAGCATTTGATATTCCAGATATTGATGCTAAAGAAGCAATTCAGTCTGAGTCAGGGGATCCTGATGCGAATCACAGCGAATCCGGTGGCAGTGGTACCAAAGAGAGAATCGGTGGTTCAAATCAAAGGCCTATCGGACCCTCAGAAGTCCGTGAAACTTCTCATGACCCGTCTGTAGTTAGTGTTATTGTAAAGAACAGCATATGTGCTGATGTATTTGAAAACAGGagagatgaggaagaaaacacagAGAGGCAAGTAAGTGATGTTCTGGATGAAGCTGACAGAAGTAGGGCTGGGGGCCAGCTGTCTCCCCAGGTTGCACACAGCCTGATGCCAATGGACCCGCTCATCCATAATGGATTCAAGGCTGTTTCAGGAGAAGTTGTTGAACACTCCCTGCTCTCCAGTCAGTCACAAATGCAACCAAAAAGCCATCTGTGGTCCCCTTGTTCTCCTAAAATAGCCAGGGAAGGTGATGAGAGCAACCAGGGTGATGGTCCTTCCAATCCCTCTGCCAACTTTTCCCCTCACATGCCTTTACCTGCGTCTGCTTCTTCCATCTCTTGCACAAATTTCATCAGCCTGCCGCCTTCCAAAGTTGATGAAGATGACATAGAACATCCTGCATCTGCCTTCACTCCTCAAACTCAGCCTGTAAACAGCAGCTCAAGGACCGAGATTAATCAAGCATTATCTGAAGACGAAGAATCAGAACCAGACCTTGGAAGCCCTCCGCTAATGATTCAGGAGAGTCCAGACATACAGATGTCTTCGCCTCTCAGGTTTCCAGGCAGACATGGGTCATCCGGCGAGCTTcagcctcctcctccttcctctccttcATTGCCTATAAGTAACACTCAAACTGGAGAGACCACTTCTGTTTCTCCACACCAAACTCCCTTGGTGTCCCATCAGACACCACCACAGAGCAACAACACCCTCGAAAAGACACACCCATCCATACCAGAGGTATACCCAGAGCACATTATTGAGGAAAGAGACTCTCCCGAGAGCCCTGAGCCGGAAATGCCAGCATGTCCACAGTGGAAAAGCTTATCATCAACCCCTGCACAGGAGCTAGAAGAGAAAGAAACTGTGCAGGACAAAATCTTGGAGGATCTTGATAAGGAGGAGCCAATGGAGAATGCGAGGAATGGACAGGAGCACAGTAAATCGGACAGTGAAAAAGTtgagaaagaaaacatggtAGAACCAGAAGAAGAGGAACCCTCAGTCCTAGTCTCAGTTGCATCTGTCGAAAACAGATCAGGCTCCTCTGCAGTACCATCCAGACCTCTTAAAGTTAGAATCAAGACAGTAAAAACCCCCACAGGCAACATCACACGCACCGTTACCAGAGTAGCTGCTAAAGGAGCTGCAGTCAGCATCTCCAAGGGCCCTGATGGGTCTAAAATACCGATAGGAGGTCGTAAGGGGGTCAGCAGGCCTAAGAGACCTGCAGCAGCCATGTCGGGTCAGCCTCAGGACTCAAAGACTACAGTGCTTCCAGTGTCAACCTTACAGGATGCAAGCTCAGCCATGCTGTTTGCAGCCAGCAAGGCACAGAAAGTGGCCTCTAGTGTCACAAAGACATCAACTTCACCATCTGTTTCATCTTCATCCCCATCCTCCTCTGCCATCAGTATTTGCTCGATTGGTCAGAAAACAGTTGCTGTACCTTCCACTAAGCCGGCATCCATTGTAAACAGCCCCGGAGCTGTGATCTCCCGCAGCCAGTCGAGCCTGGTGGAGACCTTCAACAAGATTCTCAACAGTAAGAACCCGCTGCCCAGCTACCAGCCAGACCTCTCCATCCTGCCTCGTCCCGAGTGGGGCCTTGGCGTGCCTGCTTCAGGGTACCGCTGCCTGGAGTGTGGGGATGCATTTGCTTTGGAGCGCAGCCTGGCGCGCCACTATGATCGGCGCTCCTTGCGCATCGAGGTGACATGTAACCTCTGCACGAAGCGGCTGGCCTTCTTTAACAAGTGCAGCCTGCTATTGCACGCCCGTGAGCACAAGGAGAAAGGATTGGTCATGCAGTGCTCACACCTTGTCATGAGACCTGTCAGTGTGGAACAGATGATTGGTCAACAGGATACTGTGCCCATAG gTGTGCTTTCTCCATCTCTGCTGGCCACTGCTTCCATGACTGGGTCCTTTGATAATTG GTGCCCAGAGTGTAAGAATTCATTTGGCTCAAAAGAAAAACTAGCTGCACACTTCCAGGAATCAGATCCGGGGGGAATAGACACA tgctgTATGCAGTGCTCTCCTCCAATGCCTCTGTGGAATGCCTGCAGTGCTGCTGCACACCAGCGACTCCATCAGAAGCTCCACCCTCTCGTCTGCCCCGAATGCGGACTCGTCTGCCTGGCACACAGTCTTAACACGCACGTGCGCCGAGCCTGCCTACATTACACACGTCAGCTGGGATACAG GTGTCCCTGTTGTCAGCTGGTGTTTGGAGGTGTGAATAGTCTGAATGCAGTAAAGAATCACATGCACACAGCTCATTCTGAAGTCTTCCATAAATGCCCCTCGTGCCCCATGGCCTTCAAATCTGCTTCCAGTGCTGACACTCACTGTAGCACCCAGCACCCTCAGCTCTCAGAGAAAACCAAGCAATCCAA GGagatatataaatgtgtgatgtgtCGGACCGTTTTTACCCAAAAAGCCCTGCTCAACGTCCATTTTGACACTCATCTAGTGACGCAAAAGgttaatgtgtttaaatgtccAGATTGCCACAAGCTGTTTACACAGAGGATGTCCCTCCTGGAACATGTGAAG GCTTCACACAGGAAGTCAGCAGCTTATCTGACTCAGAAGGGCTCAGTCAAGATGGAGAGCTCAGATGGGGAAGAGtggagaaaagaggaagatgaGGATGGAGAGGGATAcccaggagagaaagagagatcaaCTGCTCCCAACTTTCAGAGCTGGAGCTGCTCAGAGTGTCAGATGAACTACACAGACAAAGAGAGCTACATCACCCACATGGCCAAGCAGCACAGAAAG GAGCTGAAGCGGTTCCCTTGCACTCTGTGTGAAggctccttctcttcctcttcaaGTTTGAGACGCCACTTCCGGGTCAAACACAAAGGCGTCAAGAGGTCTTTCTACTGCCA GTTATGCACTGGGAGCAAAAAGAGTTTTAGCAGTAAGCTGGTCCTAGAAAAACATATGCAAATTCATCATGGAGGACAAAGAGCAGCAAACAGTCAAAGACAG GTGAGTTCACGATTCACTGACGCTGCAGATAGCTCCTCCGAACAAGATGGAGCCCTCACCACTGCGACTGCAGAAGAAAACAATAACACGGATCATTTCAGCTTGGCTCGAAAAAGCAGAGGAGGATCTGCTCAGGAGCAGGACACTGAGGCTTTCCGTTGCATGCCATGCGGTTTCGTTTCTGAAGACAAGGAGGAGTTTCTACGCCATATCCAGAGTCACCGTGGTGAAGGGGGCAAGGGTGTGCAGTGTCAGCAGTGTGGGGCGTGCTTTGCATCGGGCTCCTCCCTTGCCCGCCATCGCTTCATCACTCATCGAGTACGAGATGGAGACGGAGATGAGCGGCGTGAGAATACGTTCCATGACGCTGCGGAGGGGGCGGAGTCTCCAGGGTCACCGACTCTAGCAGAGGAAGGGGATGGCAAGCTTAGCTGCAAAGTGTGTGGACGTCACTTCAGCAAAGCTGCTGACCTTAACACACATTTCCGCACTCATGGCATGGCTTTCATCAACGCCTACAAAGCCGAGAAGCCAGCCTGA
- the znf687a gene encoding zinc finger protein 687a isoform X2: protein MGDMKTPDFDDLLAAFDIPDIDAKEAIQSESGDPDANHSESGGSGTKERIGGSNQRPIGPSEVRETSHDPSVVSVIVKNSICADVFENRRDEEENTERQVSDVLDEADRSRAGGQLSPQVAHSLMPMDPLIHNGFKAVSGEVVEHSLLSSQSQMQPKSHLWSPCSPKIAREGDESNQGDGPSNPSANFSPHMPLPASASSISCTNFISLPPSKVDEDDIEHPASAFTPQTQPVNSSSRTEINQALSEDEESEPDLGSPPLMIQESPDIQMSSPLRFPGRHGSSGELQPPPPSSPSLPISNTQTGETTSVSPHQTPLVSHQTPPQSNNTLEKTHPSIPEVYPEHIIEERDSPESPEPEMPACPQWKSLSSTPAQELEEKETVQDKILEDLDKEEPMENARNGQEHSKSDSEKVEKENMVEPEEEEPSVLVSVASVENRSGSSAVPSRPLKVRIKTVKTPTGNITRTVTRVAAKGAAVSISKGPDGSKIPIGGRKGVSRPKRPAAAMSGQPQDSKTTVLPVSTLQDASSAMLFAASKAQKVASSVTKTSTSPSVSSSSPSSSAISICSIGQKTVAVPSTKPASIVNSPGAVISRSQSSLVETFNKILNSKNPLPSYQPDLSILPRPEWGLGVPASGYRCLECGDAFALERSLARHYDRRSLRIEVTCNLCTKRLAFFNKCSLLLHAREHKEKGLVMQCSHLVMRPVSVEQMIGQQDTVPIGVLSPSLLATASMTGSFDNWCPECKNSFGSKEKLAAHFQESDPGGIDTCCMQCSPPMPLWNACSAAAHQRLHQKLHPLVCPECGLVCLAHSLNTHVRRACLHYTRQLGYRCPCCQLVFGGVNSLNAVKNHMHTAHSEVFHKCPSCPMAFKSASSADTHCSTQHPQLSEKTKQSKEIYKCVMCRTVFTQKALLNVHFDTHLVTQKVNVFKCPDCHKLFTQRMSLLEHVKASHRKSAAYLTQKGSVKMESSDGEEWRKEEDEDGEGYPGEKERSTAPNFQSWSCSECQMNYTDKESYITHMAKQHRKELKRFPCTLCEGSFSSSSSLRRHFRVKHKGVKRSFYCQLCTGSKKSFSSKLVLEKHMQIHHGGQRAANSQRQGRATHWTGGRQGDSPPDVQEG from the exons ATGGGTGACATGAAGACCCCAGATTTTGATGACCTGTTGGCAGCATTTGATATTCCAGATATTGATGCTAAAGAAGCAATTCAGTCTGAGTCAGGGGATCCTGATGCGAATCACAGCGAATCCGGTGGCAGTGGTACCAAAGAGAGAATCGGTGGTTCAAATCAAAGGCCTATCGGACCCTCAGAAGTCCGTGAAACTTCTCATGACCCGTCTGTAGTTAGTGTTATTGTAAAGAACAGCATATGTGCTGATGTATTTGAAAACAGGagagatgaggaagaaaacacagAGAGGCAAGTAAGTGATGTTCTGGATGAAGCTGACAGAAGTAGGGCTGGGGGCCAGCTGTCTCCCCAGGTTGCACACAGCCTGATGCCAATGGACCCGCTCATCCATAATGGATTCAAGGCTGTTTCAGGAGAAGTTGTTGAACACTCCCTGCTCTCCAGTCAGTCACAAATGCAACCAAAAAGCCATCTGTGGTCCCCTTGTTCTCCTAAAATAGCCAGGGAAGGTGATGAGAGCAACCAGGGTGATGGTCCTTCCAATCCCTCTGCCAACTTTTCCCCTCACATGCCTTTACCTGCGTCTGCTTCTTCCATCTCTTGCACAAATTTCATCAGCCTGCCGCCTTCCAAAGTTGATGAAGATGACATAGAACATCCTGCATCTGCCTTCACTCCTCAAACTCAGCCTGTAAACAGCAGCTCAAGGACCGAGATTAATCAAGCATTATCTGAAGACGAAGAATCAGAACCAGACCTTGGAAGCCCTCCGCTAATGATTCAGGAGAGTCCAGACATACAGATGTCTTCGCCTCTCAGGTTTCCAGGCAGACATGGGTCATCCGGCGAGCTTcagcctcctcctccttcctctccttcATTGCCTATAAGTAACACTCAAACTGGAGAGACCACTTCTGTTTCTCCACACCAAACTCCCTTGGTGTCCCATCAGACACCACCACAGAGCAACAACACCCTCGAAAAGACACACCCATCCATACCAGAGGTATACCCAGAGCACATTATTGAGGAAAGAGACTCTCCCGAGAGCCCTGAGCCGGAAATGCCAGCATGTCCACAGTGGAAAAGCTTATCATCAACCCCTGCACAGGAGCTAGAAGAGAAAGAAACTGTGCAGGACAAAATCTTGGAGGATCTTGATAAGGAGGAGCCAATGGAGAATGCGAGGAATGGACAGGAGCACAGTAAATCGGACAGTGAAAAAGTtgagaaagaaaacatggtAGAACCAGAAGAAGAGGAACCCTCAGTCCTAGTCTCAGTTGCATCTGTCGAAAACAGATCAGGCTCCTCTGCAGTACCATCCAGACCTCTTAAAGTTAGAATCAAGACAGTAAAAACCCCCACAGGCAACATCACACGCACCGTTACCAGAGTAGCTGCTAAAGGAGCTGCAGTCAGCATCTCCAAGGGCCCTGATGGGTCTAAAATACCGATAGGAGGTCGTAAGGGGGTCAGCAGGCCTAAGAGACCTGCAGCAGCCATGTCGGGTCAGCCTCAGGACTCAAAGACTACAGTGCTTCCAGTGTCAACCTTACAGGATGCAAGCTCAGCCATGCTGTTTGCAGCCAGCAAGGCACAGAAAGTGGCCTCTAGTGTCACAAAGACATCAACTTCACCATCTGTTTCATCTTCATCCCCATCCTCCTCTGCCATCAGTATTTGCTCGATTGGTCAGAAAACAGTTGCTGTACCTTCCACTAAGCCGGCATCCATTGTAAACAGCCCCGGAGCTGTGATCTCCCGCAGCCAGTCGAGCCTGGTGGAGACCTTCAACAAGATTCTCAACAGTAAGAACCCGCTGCCCAGCTACCAGCCAGACCTCTCCATCCTGCCTCGTCCCGAGTGGGGCCTTGGCGTGCCTGCTTCAGGGTACCGCTGCCTGGAGTGTGGGGATGCATTTGCTTTGGAGCGCAGCCTGGCGCGCCACTATGATCGGCGCTCCTTGCGCATCGAGGTGACATGTAACCTCTGCACGAAGCGGCTGGCCTTCTTTAACAAGTGCAGCCTGCTATTGCACGCCCGTGAGCACAAGGAGAAAGGATTGGTCATGCAGTGCTCACACCTTGTCATGAGACCTGTCAGTGTGGAACAGATGATTGGTCAACAGGATACTGTGCCCATAG gTGTGCTTTCTCCATCTCTGCTGGCCACTGCTTCCATGACTGGGTCCTTTGATAATTG GTGCCCAGAGTGTAAGAATTCATTTGGCTCAAAAGAAAAACTAGCTGCACACTTCCAGGAATCAGATCCGGGGGGAATAGACACA tgctgTATGCAGTGCTCTCCTCCAATGCCTCTGTGGAATGCCTGCAGTGCTGCTGCACACCAGCGACTCCATCAGAAGCTCCACCCTCTCGTCTGCCCCGAATGCGGACTCGTCTGCCTGGCACACAGTCTTAACACGCACGTGCGCCGAGCCTGCCTACATTACACACGTCAGCTGGGATACAG GTGTCCCTGTTGTCAGCTGGTGTTTGGAGGTGTGAATAGTCTGAATGCAGTAAAGAATCACATGCACACAGCTCATTCTGAAGTCTTCCATAAATGCCCCTCGTGCCCCATGGCCTTCAAATCTGCTTCCAGTGCTGACACTCACTGTAGCACCCAGCACCCTCAGCTCTCAGAGAAAACCAAGCAATCCAA GGagatatataaatgtgtgatgtgtCGGACCGTTTTTACCCAAAAAGCCCTGCTCAACGTCCATTTTGACACTCATCTAGTGACGCAAAAGgttaatgtgtttaaatgtccAGATTGCCACAAGCTGTTTACACAGAGGATGTCCCTCCTGGAACATGTGAAG GCTTCACACAGGAAGTCAGCAGCTTATCTGACTCAGAAGGGCTCAGTCAAGATGGAGAGCTCAGATGGGGAAGAGtggagaaaagaggaagatgaGGATGGAGAGGGATAcccaggagagaaagagagatcaaCTGCTCCCAACTTTCAGAGCTGGAGCTGCTCAGAGTGTCAGATGAACTACACAGACAAAGAGAGCTACATCACCCACATGGCCAAGCAGCACAGAAAG GAGCTGAAGCGGTTCCCTTGCACTCTGTGTGAAggctccttctcttcctcttcaaGTTTGAGACGCCACTTCCGGGTCAAACACAAAGGCGTCAAGAGGTCTTTCTACTGCCA GTTATGCACTGGGAGCAAAAAGAGTTTTAGCAGTAAGCTGGTCCTAGAAAAACATATGCAAATTCATCATGGAGGACAAAGAGCAGCAAACAGTCAAAGACAG GGCAGAGCTACACACTGGACAGGAGGAA